In a genomic window of Bombina bombina isolate aBomBom1 chromosome 8, aBomBom1.pri, whole genome shotgun sequence:
- the LOC128637978 gene encoding chymotrypsin-C — translation MFKLVFLAIFLGYAHSCGVPTYQPILSRVVGGHDVRSNSWPWQISLQYQGTSAWGHTCGGTLIASNWVLTAAHCISSGRVYRVVLGKHSLQSEEEGSVIISPEKIIVHESWNSFLIVNDIALIKLSQPVVFSDKIQAACLPADGALLAQDFPCYVTGWGRLYTNGPIADNLQQALLPVVDYSTCSLRDWWGTQVKATMVCAGGDGIVSGCNGDSGGPLNCQAGDGSWSVHGVVSFGSGLSCNYLKKPTVFTRVSAYIGWINQKIASN, via the exons CCCACAGCTGTGGTGTTCCCACATACCAGCCCATTCTGTCCAGAGTGGTTGGAGGACATGATGTGAGGTCTAACAGTTGGCCGTGGCAG ATCTCACTGCAGTATCAGGGAACCAGTGCTTGGGGACACACCTGCGGAGGAACTCTCATTGCTTCCAATTGGGTCCTGACAGCTGCTCACTGTATCAG CTCTGGCCGCGTCTACAGAGTGGTCTTGGGCAAACACAGTCTGCAGAGTGAAGAGGAAGGATCTGTTATTATCTCTCCTGAAAAAATTATTGTACATGAAAGCTGGAATTCTTTCCTCATTGT CAATGACATTGCCTTGATCAAACTGTCACAGCCTGTGGTCTTTAGTGACAAAATCCAAGCTGCCTGTCTGCCCGCTGATGGAGCATTGCTTGCCCAGGACTTCCCTTGCTATGTGACCGGATGGGGACGTCTGTACA CCAACGGACCTATTGCAGACAACTTGCAGCAAGCTCTTCTCCCAGTGGTCGACTACTCAACTTGCTCTCTGCGTGACTGGTGGGGAACCCAAGTTAAGGCAACCATGGTTTGCGCTGGTGGTGACGGAATTGTTTCTGGCTGCAAC GGAGATTCTGGCGGCCCTCTGAACTGCCAGGCAGGTGATGGAAGTTGGTCAGTACATGGAGTTGTTAGTTTCGGATCTGGATTGAGCTGCAATTATCTCAAGAAGCCTACAGTGTTCACCCGCGTCTCTGCTTACATTGGCTGGATCAACCAG AAAATTGCAAGCAATTAA